In the Streptomyces sp. 3214.6 genome, TTCCACAACGAGTTTCCGACTGGATTGATCTCGCAACGTAATGATCACGTAGTTTTCCCTTGCGTGGGGTCGGGGAAACGAGGAGTGACAGGAGCCAGGTCCGTCAGCCTCAGGGCTGCAAAAGAAGGGGGCCACTGACCGGACCGAATCGGACTGGCCGCTGCAAAGACGGATCGAAAATCCACCTGGCCACGGACCGGAACGGTCTACCTCTGTCGCTGGGCATCTCTGGCGCCAACTGCACGACAGCCTCGGGTTGAAGCCGCTCGTGCGCGGGATGCCACCGGTCCGCTCACGTCGCGGCCCGCGCCGATGGCTCCGCAAGCGAGGCATCCGCCACCGCACCGCCCGCAAAGGCATCGAGTCCTTGCGGCTGGACCGCCACCGTCGGGTCGTTGAGTGGACCGTGTCCTGGCTCGCCGGGCTGCCGACGGCTGCAGCGCCGCTACGAGCGCAAGGCCGAGCACTTTCTGGCCTTCGTCGGCATCGCCGCAGCCCTCATCAGCTACCGCCGTCTCACCAAATGAAACGACGTCTTACTCCCTTGATTCTTGGCTCCACAAGTCGGGCTGCCAGCCCGCGGCGATGGAATCGTGCCTTATGCACCGATGCGTCACGCGTTCAATCGCATCTCGTTTGTCCATGTTCATGGGTGTTTCCTAAGCGTTCCCTCAGGTCCGAGCTCGAGCCAGCATGCGCCGTCGAATGCCAAGGCTGCTGCGGGTAACCATGCTGGCAGGAGTGATCAACTGTTCAGGCTGTCTCGGTCGTTCAGCGGCTAAGTACAGGGAAACTGATCGCGAACCGTCGTGTCCGCTGCCCAGCTTCGTCGGACGGCTGCGGGGGTGGGCGGCCGGGTGGCTCGCGGGTCAAGGGCCTGGTTATGTCAGCGGGAGTCGAGGGTGCCCGTGAGGACGGCGGTGACGAGTTCGGTGCGGGAGCGCTTTCCGGTGCGGGCAAGCAGCCGGGACAGGCGTCCGACGACCGCGTCCTCGTTCAGTCGCAGGATGGTGGCGATCTGGCGGGTGGTGAGCTGTTCGGCGAGCAGGGTGGCGAGCAGGTGGTCGTTCTCGGCAGTGGCCTGCTTGCGGCCGGGGATGGTGAGTCCGGCCTCGCGCAGCAAGGTCCTGGTGTGGAAGCGCCACAGGGCGGCACCGGTCATGCCGAACAGTTCGTATGCCTCGTACAGGGGCTTGCCCGGGGCCGCACCCCCGTCGGCGGCTTCCAGGAGGGTGGTCGCCGTCTCGAAGGGCAGGCCGCGGGAGCGGGCCAGGTTCACCGCCTCGCGCAGGTGGTCGCCGGCGGTGTCGGGGGCCTCCTGGCGCAGGACCCGGGCCGAGGCCAGCAGGTACCTGAGCTGTGCCCGTCCGCTGCCCGTGCGGGAGGCGACCTGCCCCAGGCTTTCCAGGCAGGTCGCCGCCTCGGCGGTGCGTCCGGCCTCGACTGTCACCTCGGCCAGCAGGGCCCACAGCTCCTCTGTGCCGTAGATCTGGTCGTGCTCCCGTGCAGCGGCGAGCCCGCGGCGCAGTGTTTTCTCGGCTGCGTCCATGTCGCCGAGGGCCATGAGCACTTCTGCTTCTGATGCGTTCAGGGCGCACTGCGGCGGACTCGTGCCGGGGCCGCGCATTTCCTCGACGATCTGCAGGGCGCTGGTGACGCGGCCCCGGGCGAGGAGGATGGCCGCGGTCCGCGCGGGCATCAGAGAGTTGTCCGACACCGGGGTGGACTGGATCTCGCTGTTGGCCAGCAGTCGGCGGGCTGACTCCAATGCCTGATCCCACCGGCCCGTTAGGTGGTCGAAGAGGAACTGGCCGAGCGGGGGCAGCATTTCTACGGTCAGGCCGGCGGTCTCCAGGAGGTTGTTGGCTGCGTTGAGGTCGTAGCTGGTGAGCAGGTCGTCGAACGTGCCGCTCGCCAGCGAGTACACCTTGCCGGGGGGCAGCTCGGGGGCGCCGTGCATGGCCAGTTCGCGCCGGTAGAGTTCTGGTCGGCCCATGGCCAGGTCGGCCAGGGCCCTGGCCAGGGCGGGCGCCGCACGTGCGCGTGGGCTGGTGGTCCACACGGTTTCGGTCTGCTGGAGCAGATTGGCTGCCTCCTTCCATCGTGAGAGGTGACACAGGGCCAGGGACTGGCCGCTCACCTTGGCGAGGGCGGGCACTGGCAGTCCGTCCCACCAGTGAGCGGTGGCGAGCCTGGACATCGTGGTCCAGTCACGTTGGTTGGCCGTGACCGCCACGACCAGGTAGGCGGCCTCCTGCAGGTCGAGGTCGCTCAGCGCAGGTCCCGGGTTACGCAGCAGCGATTCCCCGGCGGCCCGTCCCGTGGCGTAGTCGCAGGCCAGGTAGGCGGTCGTCCCGTACTGCTGGAGGACGAGATCGCGAGCGTCGGCGTGCTCGGTCAGGTCACTGGCGGCCCGGAGCCACCGCAGGGCCCGCCCGTCATCGTTGCCGGGCCTCATCCGCCGTGCGGCAGCCGTCAGTTCGGCCACCGCACGCTCCCGGTCGACCAGGCTGCCCGCGTCCGCGACCCGGTCTGCCTGGTAGGCCGCCGCGTCCTTCTCGTCGAGAAGACCCGGCGCCGGGGGGATCATATGTCCGGGGTGTTCCGAGTCCGCGCCCTTCCAGAGGACTCCGACCGCCGTGGCGGACAACCGACTGCGGTCCACCGGGCTCAGCCGCTCCCGAAGGGTGTGCGCTGTCAGTGGAAGACGGAAGGTCCACCCGCGCACCGTGGTTGCGTCCGGTCCGGGCTGTTCCTCGATGATGTCCGCCTCGATCAGGTGGCGGACAACGTCGTAGGTAGCGTCGGCGGACAGGCCGGCCCATGCCGCTGTCAGCGGAAGGGCCGGCCGGCCAAGCGGCCACAGGATGCTCAGCGCCGCGGCCACTGCACGACACGGCTCGCCCAGCGCGTCCACTGCTGTGACGAACCGGTCGTCGTCGGGCAGCACCGGTACCGACGTCCTCGCGCCAAGGAAGGCGTGGCCGTCGGCGACCCGGATCCCGTCCTGGCGAGTCCAGCCTGCGAGCAGGGCGTCGACTGCTCCCGGGATGCCATGGGTCAACTCGCCTACCTGCCGGGCGAGGAAGGCGTCGGGCTTTGCCCGCAACCACCGCGCGACCAGCGCGGTGACGTCATCCGGTCCCAGGGAGGACAGCTCCACCGTGCGGGCCCCCTCGATATCGGACAGCCGCTCCAGGAGCCCGGCCGGACCGTCGCAGCCTGGTGCCCGGGCCTCCCCGGCCTTCCGTCCATGGCGTGAGGTGCCCAAGCCGACGGCATCCGGCGTGCCCTCTCTCATACGGACTGGGCCCGATGCGACGTGCCGCACTCCGGACACCACCAGCCGGACACCGGGCGCGAACCGCGAGAAGTCGATCCGGCACAGCACGGCCAGGGAGTCGGGATCGGCATGCTGAACGTCGTCGACCAGGATGGTGAGCGGCGTGGCCTGGGTGAGGGAAGCGCGAAGCAATGCGTGCATCGTTGTGGAGTCACGCTGGTCGACGGCGGCCAGCGCTCGAGCAACCAACTTTCCGGCCGGCCGCTGCCGTGGCGGGGCGGATCGGTGCTCTTCGAGTGCAATGACCAGCCGCAGCGCCAGTAGCAGAGGCCGTTCACCGTCGCCTCGGACACTGTCCACCACGTGCAGGGCAGTTCCCTGTGTGCGCAGTCGCTCGCCGACCGCGTTCAGGAACGCACTGCGGCCCACGCCGCGTTCGCCGCGCACGAGCACCAGGCGGGGGCCGTCAGGGTCGCTCAGGAGGTCGTGGACCTGTTCCAACTCGCGCTCGCGGCCAAGCAGACCGTCGTTGGTGCGGTCCAGGCGCGCGGCCGTACCCCAGCGGATCAGTTCGTCGGTGTCCGACCACGCAGCCACTGTGCCGTACATCCCTTTTTCAAAATTATGCCCCGCGGGTGGTGAACACGGCCGTCAACAGCTGTGCGCCCGCGCCCAGGCCTTCCTCTGTGCGCTGACATTATGAGCGCCCCCGCCACGCCGTGAACCGCCCGGGCCTCTGCACAGCAACTCCCGGTGCCAGCAGGAACCGTTCGTCTCCGGCCGGGTAAAGGGAACGTAAAATGGCCGTATGGCATCTCTCCTCGAGAGTGAGGAGAACGAGTGAGGTGGCACCATGCGGCAACAACGCGGAGCGGTCATCGGCAGAGACGGCGCAGTCCGCGAGATAGTGGAGGCCCTGCGCGCCACGGGTGAAGCGGCCCGTGTGCTGCTGGTCACTGCAGAGGCCGGGATGGGCAAAACCGCTGTACTGGAGCATGCGCGGCGTGTGGCAGCCCAGGACGGCGCTGCGGTGATGAGGCTCGGCTGGGAAGACGAACACGCCGAGGACACGGCCGACGCGATCGTCCTGGACGCAGGCTGCGGCCTGATCGTCGAGGACCCCGACGGCTGCCTGCCACCCCTCGCCACAGCCGGTCGCGCACAGGTGCGCGGCGCCGCGCGGCAGGGTGAGTTGAGCAGGCTGTCCGCCTTCTCCGCCGCACTGCTGGAGGCATCCCGCCAAACCCCGTTCGCGCTGGTCGCCGACGGCGTCGAGCGGATGCCACAGCGCAGTGCCAGCGCTTTGGCGCTGCTCCTGCGGATCTTCCGCCCGCGCGGCATACCCGTGGTGATGGCCGGCCGGCCGTGGCCCACGACGGACCCCGGCCGCGCCGGGCTGACGGCCGCGGCCGACCAGATGCTCGAACTGCCCACACTGCAGCCTGCCGACGTCGCCACGCTCGTCGACGTCCACGTCACCCGGCGGTTCGGTCGTCCGGCCGAACCGGCGCTGGCGGAGGCAGTGTCGCGGGCGCTGGGCGCGCTGGCGGGCAACCCCCGCGCCGTGCTCTCAGTGCTCGACGCACTGGACGAGCAGGACCTGGTGGAACTCGACGGCCTGTTGTGCCTCACGCTCCCCGAAAAGCGGCTGCGCCTGAGCGCCGGGACGGCCGAGCTGCTCCGGTCCGCCTTGCCCGATACGCCCGCGGACCACAGGGCACTCGAGGCGGCGATCGTCACCGCCCGTGTGCTGGACCACGCCGAAGTGCACATCGACGATGCGTTCAGGATGACGCCGTCGGCCGGCGACCGAGCCCTTGAACACGCACTGAACCGCCTGATCACGGACAGGATCCTGACCGCGGACCCGCAGGGCCGCCTGTCATTCGCCGTCCCGGCGCTCGCGGCGGCCTTACGGACCCTGCCCATCCAGCGCGACGTGCAGGGCAACTCTGCCCGGTACGTCGCACAGTTGACGGACAGGCTCGGTCCGGAAGCCACCGGCCGTGGCTACCCGAGGCTGGCCGATCGCGTCGCAGCCTCCGGCCCGCGCCTGGACGACACCCTCGCGGTACCGCTGCTGCTGGCCGCGGCCCGCGAGGAGACCAGGACCAACTGGCCCCGATCGGCCCGCGCCTACGCAGCCGCGCTGCACCGGCTCACGCCACAGGACCGTCACACCGCTGATGTGCTTCACGAGGCGAGCAGCCTCAGCCTGCGGCACGGCGACCACGAAGGGCTCCTGAAGCTCGGCCAGCCTCTGCTCGCCCTCCTCGACCGACCGCACACCGAACACACCGAGGGCGTCGAGAAACCGGCCGGCCTGTCGAGCATTGCCGCCGCATGGGTGTGGGCAGCCCTTCACGAACACCGAGCCGCTCGCGCCGATAGCATCCATCTTCGCTTAGGCAAGGTCGCCGGCCGGTTTCCCGCCGC is a window encoding:
- a CDS encoding AAA family ATPase, with translation MAAWSDTDELIRWGTAARLDRTNDGLLGRERELEQVHDLLSDPDGPRLVLVRGERGVGRSAFLNAVGERLRTQGTALHVVDSVRGDGERPLLLALRLVIALEEHRSAPPRQRPAGKLVARALAAVDQRDSTTMHALLRASLTQATPLTILVDDVQHADPDSLAVLCRIDFSRFAPGVRLVVSGVRHVASGPVRMREGTPDAVGLGTSRHGRKAGEARAPGCDGPAGLLERLSDIEGARTVELSSLGPDDVTALVARWLRAKPDAFLARQVGELTHGIPGAVDALLAGWTRQDGIRVADGHAFLGARTSVPVLPDDDRFVTAVDALGEPCRAVAAALSILWPLGRPALPLTAAWAGLSADATYDVVRHLIEADIIEEQPGPDATTVRGWTFRLPLTAHTLRERLSPVDRSRLSATAVGVLWKGADSEHPGHMIPPAPGLLDEKDAAAYQADRVADAGSLVDRERAVAELTAAARRMRPGNDDGRALRWLRAASDLTEHADARDLVLQQYGTTAYLACDYATGRAAGESLLRNPGPALSDLDLQEAAYLVVAVTANQRDWTTMSRLATAHWWDGLPVPALAKVSGQSLALCHLSRWKEAANLLQQTETVWTTSPRARAAPALARALADLAMGRPELYRRELAMHGAPELPPGKVYSLASGTFDDLLTSYDLNAANNLLETAGLTVEMLPPLGQFLFDHLTGRWDQALESARRLLANSEIQSTPVSDNSLMPARTAAILLARGRVTSALQIVEEMRGPGTSPPQCALNASEAEVLMALGDMDAAEKTLRRGLAAAREHDQIYGTEELWALLAEVTVEAGRTAEAATCLESLGQVASRTGSGRAQLRYLLASARVLRQEAPDTAGDHLREAVNLARSRGLPFETATTLLEAADGGAAPGKPLYEAYELFGMTGAALWRFHTRTLLREAGLTIPGRKQATAENDHLLATLLAEQLTTRQIATILRLNEDAVVGRLSRLLARTGKRSRTELVTAVLTGTLDSR
- a CDS encoding helix-turn-helix transcriptional regulator, with translation MRQQRGAVIGRDGAVREIVEALRATGEAARVLLVTAEAGMGKTAVLEHARRVAAQDGAAVMRLGWEDEHAEDTADAIVLDAGCGLIVEDPDGCLPPLATAGRAQVRGAARQGELSRLSAFSAALLEASRQTPFALVADGVERMPQRSASALALLLRIFRPRGIPVVMAGRPWPTTDPGRAGLTAAADQMLELPTLQPADVATLVDVHVTRRFGRPAEPALAEAVSRALGALAGNPRAVLSVLDALDEQDLVELDGLLCLTLPEKRLRLSAGTAELLRSALPDTPADHRALEAAIVTARVLDHAEVHIDDAFRMTPSAGDRALEHALNRLITDRILTADPQGRLSFAVPALAAALRTLPIQRDVQGNSARYVAQLTDRLGPEATGRGYPRLADRVAASGPRLDDTLAVPLLLAAAREETRTNWPRSARAYAAALHRLTPQDRHTADVLHEASSLSLRHGDHEGLLKLGQPLLALLDRPHTEHTEGVEKPAGLSSIAAAWVWAALHEHRAARADSIHLRLGKVAGRFPAAAGLAALGGLYGIGPLTVRPTEDSRHMLDTSGPGHRRMPLPQPTELRLMTAAVGSHTELSRARQHMPPDAVDDHTLDQLRSAAAYADLAGALAAVLGDRYVAAPEGIAVQYRGMVRDYLSGDWDAALAAARRIEVRSRTHAAAGTPHLPRALAAEIHCARGDVARATTWLDLVPDTLTHPLVARARLAVRYWSGRREEALEEAWHDARQARKNGQLAGVERLLLRILSLAAHSDQPHTVQQALEEVETLHEEAATPMTHEALLLARGIANHDADSALTAHRLIKLRGDIHLSVICCLCLTRVADDPRRWLTEAVGNAHTLGLGGRFRTAVTRVARQRNIPVPRLRQGHQKLTELDIRLVRMVADGASNRQIAAELACSPKTVEQRLTRLFQRTGSRSRRELTAAWLNGSLTQTTSAPSSLDDH